The Diaphorobacter ruginosibacter genome contains a region encoding:
- a CDS encoding metallophosphoesterase family protein: MKYALLADLHANLQALDACLEHARSLDVQQFAFVGDLVGYGGNPAEVLDRVMALASGGALCVRGNHDEAALSPPEIPRLVQDLGSAWTHAQLKPLHLSFLENLPLTTRLEQDVLLVHASADAPGKWHYVEDSSAAERSMRAAAEQDPNIRYVFSGHVHVQALYFLTPTAKLMRFAPEPGVAVPVPPHRQWLAIVGSCGQPRDNDPRAMYALYDSDAATITFHRVPYDHMAAAAAVRATRSLPAYWADRLEWGH, encoded by the coding sequence ATGAAATACGCGCTCCTCGCCGATCTGCACGCCAACCTGCAGGCGCTCGATGCCTGCCTGGAACACGCTCGCTCCCTGGACGTTCAGCAGTTCGCCTTCGTAGGCGATCTCGTCGGGTATGGCGGCAACCCCGCCGAGGTGCTCGACCGCGTCATGGCGCTGGCATCGGGCGGCGCGCTGTGCGTGCGCGGCAACCATGACGAGGCAGCGCTTTCCCCGCCCGAGATCCCCCGGCTGGTGCAGGATCTCGGGTCGGCCTGGACGCATGCGCAGCTCAAGCCCCTGCACCTGAGCTTCCTTGAGAACCTGCCGCTCACCACGCGACTCGAGCAGGACGTGCTGCTGGTACATGCCAGCGCCGACGCGCCCGGAAAGTGGCACTATGTGGAGGACAGCAGCGCTGCGGAACGCAGCATGCGCGCGGCCGCCGAGCAGGATCCGAACATCCGCTACGTATTCAGCGGCCATGTGCATGTACAGGCGCTGTACTTCCTCACGCCCACCGCCAAGCTGATGCGCTTCGCGCCCGAGCCCGGGGTTGCCGTGCCCGTGCCGCCGCATCGCCAGTGGCTCGCGATCGTGGGCTCCTGCGGCCAGCCGCGCGACAACGATCCGCGCGCAATGTACGCCCTCTACGACAGCGACGCTGCCACCATCACCTTCCATCGCGTGCCCTACGACCACATGGCGGCGGCCGCCGCCGTG
- a CDS encoding 3-hydroxybutyryl-CoA dehydrogenase: MTISTVGIIGAGTMGNGIAQACAVSGIDVVMVDISEAAVQKGIATVSGSLDRLIKKEKISEADKAAALARIKGSTSYDDLKAAQIVIEAATENFDLKVKILKQIDALVAPEVILASNTSSISITKLAAVTSRADQFIGMHFFNPVPMMALVEIIRGLQTSDATHDTVKALSERLGKSPITVKNAPGFVVNRILVPMINEAFFVLAEGLATPEDIDAGMKLGCNQPIGPLALADMIGLDVCLAVMDVYLEEFGDSKYRPCPLLKEMVAAGRLGRKTGQGVYKY; the protein is encoded by the coding sequence ATGACGATTTCTACAGTAGGCATCATCGGCGCCGGCACCATGGGCAACGGCATCGCGCAGGCTTGCGCCGTTTCGGGCATCGATGTGGTGATGGTGGACATCTCCGAAGCTGCCGTGCAGAAGGGCATCGCCACCGTGAGCGGCAGCCTCGATCGCCTGATCAAGAAGGAAAAGATATCGGAAGCCGACAAGGCCGCGGCGCTCGCCCGCATCAAGGGCTCGACCAGCTATGACGACCTGAAGGCCGCGCAGATCGTGATCGAGGCCGCCACCGAGAACTTCGACCTGAAGGTGAAGATCCTCAAGCAGATCGACGCGCTGGTCGCGCCCGAGGTGATCCTCGCCTCCAACACCTCGTCGATCTCCATCACCAAGCTGGCCGCCGTGACCAGCCGTGCCGACCAATTCATCGGCATGCACTTCTTCAACCCGGTGCCGATGATGGCGCTGGTGGAAATCATCCGCGGCCTGCAGACGTCGGACGCCACGCACGACACCGTGAAGGCGCTCTCCGAGCGCCTGGGCAAGAGCCCCATCACCGTGAAGAATGCCCCCGGTTTCGTGGTCAACCGCATCCTGGTGCCCATGATCAATGAGGCCTTCTTCGTGCTGGCCGAGGGCCTGGCAACGCCCGAGGACATCGACGCCGGCATGAAGCTCGGCTGCAACCAGCCGATCGGCCCGCTGGCGCTGGCCGACATGATCGGCCTCGATGTGTGCCTGGCCGTGATGGATGTGTACCTGGAGGAGTTCGGCGACAGCAAGTACCGCCCCTGCCCGCTGCTCAAGGAAATGGTGGCGGCGGGACGCCTCGGCCGCAAGACGGGCCAGGGCGTCTACAAGTACTGA